One Paraburkholderia agricolaris genomic region harbors:
- a CDS encoding mandelate racemase/muconate lactonizing enzyme family protein → MKVVSLETHIVAVPPPHVGGMYWIFVKLKTDCGIEGVGEIYSATFHPKAMTHIIDDVFGRYLLDQDPHHIERLWREAYSSGFTQRPDLTMMGVVSGLEMACWDIIGKAANKPVYELLGGMVNQRLRSYTYLYPKNSKGEYDYDDPDLAAECAVENVKRGFTAVKFDPAGPYTAYSGHQLSMEVLDRCELFCRRVREAVGSKADLLFGTHGQMVPSSAIRLAKRLEKYDPLWFEEPVPPGQEGAMAQVAQHTSIPIAAGERLTTKYEFFKLLEAGAASILQLNVARVGGLLEAKKVAAIAEVYYAQIAPHLYNGPIGAAASIQLAACTPNFLIQESIGTWDGFHAAVLKKPIQWEDGYIIPSQEPGLGVELNMDVIRQHTPYTGERLHLQMAARPADVKDLAPAKG, encoded by the coding sequence ATGAAAGTCGTCTCGCTCGAAACGCATATCGTCGCCGTACCGCCGCCGCACGTGGGCGGCATGTACTGGATCTTCGTCAAGCTCAAGACCGATTGCGGTATTGAAGGCGTCGGCGAAATCTATTCCGCGACGTTTCATCCGAAGGCGATGACCCACATCATCGACGATGTATTCGGCCGCTACCTGCTCGATCAGGATCCGCACCATATCGAACGGCTCTGGCGTGAGGCGTATTCGAGCGGTTTCACGCAACGCCCCGATCTGACGATGATGGGCGTGGTGAGCGGGCTGGAAATGGCGTGCTGGGACATTATCGGCAAGGCGGCCAACAAGCCTGTGTACGAACTGCTCGGTGGCATGGTGAATCAGCGCCTGCGCTCATACACGTACCTGTATCCGAAGAACAGCAAAGGCGAATACGACTACGACGATCCCGATCTCGCCGCCGAATGCGCCGTTGAAAATGTGAAGCGTGGTTTTACCGCGGTGAAGTTCGATCCGGCGGGGCCGTATACGGCTTACTCGGGGCATCAACTATCGATGGAAGTGCTCGACCGTTGCGAACTATTCTGCCGCCGTGTGCGTGAAGCGGTCGGCAGCAAGGCCGATCTGCTGTTCGGCACGCATGGGCAGATGGTGCCGTCGTCAGCCATCCGGCTGGCCAAACGCCTCGAGAAATACGATCCGCTGTGGTTCGAAGAACCTGTGCCGCCGGGGCAGGAGGGTGCCATGGCGCAAGTCGCCCAGCACACGAGTATTCCGATTGCCGCGGGCGAGCGCCTGACCACCAAGTATGAGTTCTTCAAGCTGCTCGAAGCGGGTGCGGCGTCGATTCTGCAACTGAACGTGGCGCGTGTGGGCGGTCTGCTCGAAGCGAAGAAAGTCGCGGCGATCGCCGAGGTGTATTACGCGCAGATCGCACCGCATCTGTACAACGGGCCGATCGGCGCCGCCGCCAGCATTCAGCTCGCGGCCTGCACGCCGAACTTCCTGATTCAGGAAAGCATCGGCACATGGGACGGTTTCCACGCCGCGGTGTTGAAGAAACCGATTCAATGGGAAGACGGCTACATCATTCCTTCACAGGAACCGGGCCTGGGGGTGGAGTTGAACATGGACGTGATCCGGCAGCACACGCCGTATACCGGCGAGCGTCTGCATCTGCAAATGGCGGCTCGTCCCGCCGACGTGAAAGACCTCGCGCCGGCCAAGGGTTGA
- a CDS encoding LysR substrate-binding domain-containing protein, with translation MPALNALKAFEVAGRTGSFTRAAELLNVTQSAVSRQVRQLEAQLGETLLQRHHHHLELSAAGRILLQALQQSFDRIELTVRSLQEKTHRNRLRINAPPTFTSRWLMPRLGRLRDAHPHLELSLSTRLDDNLAESGVLDCAIRFGNGEWEGVDNRLLMNERHIAVCAPALLARQAGRAAIDLNQFTLLHVLASADQRYLTWQHWLKAAGIENVDTRGGYEFDLLDHAIRAAIDGLGVTIADRHMIGRELAEGQLVQVLNVHVDGHQSYWLVTRAEQDELPHVALFRDWLQQEIWLTERALHSSESAQSGAAS, from the coding sequence ATGCCCGCGCTAAACGCGCTAAAAGCCTTCGAAGTCGCCGGCCGCACGGGCAGTTTCACCCGCGCAGCGGAACTACTAAACGTCACACAAAGCGCAGTCAGCCGGCAAGTCCGGCAACTTGAAGCCCAACTCGGCGAGACCCTGCTCCAGCGTCACCATCACCACCTGGAACTCTCGGCCGCCGGCCGCATCCTCCTGCAAGCACTGCAACAATCATTCGACCGGATCGAACTCACCGTCCGCAGCCTGCAGGAAAAAACCCACCGCAACCGCCTGCGCATCAACGCGCCACCCACCTTCACGAGCCGCTGGCTAATGCCGCGTCTCGGACGTCTGCGTGACGCGCATCCGCATCTGGAACTCAGCCTGTCGACCCGTCTCGACGACAATCTCGCCGAATCGGGCGTCCTCGACTGCGCCATCCGCTTCGGCAACGGCGAATGGGAAGGCGTCGACAACCGCCTGTTGATGAACGAACGGCACATCGCCGTCTGCGCGCCCGCATTGCTGGCGCGCCAGGCAGGCCGCGCGGCCATCGATCTGAATCAGTTCACGCTGCTGCACGTGCTCGCAAGCGCCGATCAGCGCTATCTGACCTGGCAGCACTGGCTGAAAGCCGCCGGCATCGAAAACGTCGACACCCGCGGCGGCTACGAATTCGATCTGCTCGATCACGCAATCCGGGCCGCTATCGACGGGCTCGGCGTGACCATCGCCGATCGTCATATGATCGGCCGTGAACTCGCGGAAGGCCAACTCGTACAGGTGCTGAACGTGCACGTCGACGGACATCAATCCTATTGGCTCGTTACGCGTGCAGAACAGGACGAACTGCCGCACGTCGCACTGTTTCGCGACTGGTTGCAGCAGGAGATCTGGCTGACCGAACGTGCGCTCCATTCGTCGGAATCGGCACAGTCAGGCGCAGCGAGTTGA
- the aldA gene encoding aldehyde dehydrogenase, which yields MRLDRNFANGCFIDAASDERIAVTNPATGAVIAHVTGATRDEAIAAVDAAAAAQKGWRKLPSAERAVYLHKLADALTECAPAIGAALALESGKSVADATNEAIYAGQITRYHAEWARRIEGEVIPSDTPDENLVLHREPIGVVACLIPFNYPVYTFMRKVAPALIAGNTVVVRPSNNTPTSAFEIARAVEKAGLPAGVVNILAMNHATAEALCTHPKVGMITLTGSVGAGRKVLDYCKANIAKPSLELGGKTPAIIEADADLEKAARDLVASKTTHCGQLCTAIERVYVQESVHDRFVALLKKHMSAVESGDRSEQPSLMGPLVNDASRQSIHGMVERAIAAGATLETGGRLPQGKGFFYPATLLSNCRQDMEIIQEETFGPIMPVVKYRTLDEALEMANDHQFGLSSVLYTENYRSAMKIANGIEAGELYVNRTPADPYQGFHAGWKRSGLGGDDGKHGMLEFTQTRLVVMKY from the coding sequence ATGCGACTCGACCGGAATTTTGCTAACGGCTGCTTTATCGACGCAGCAAGCGACGAGCGTATCGCCGTCACCAACCCTGCTACCGGAGCCGTGATTGCTCACGTCACGGGCGCCACCCGCGACGAAGCGATCGCCGCGGTCGACGCTGCCGCCGCTGCGCAAAAGGGCTGGCGCAAGCTGCCTTCGGCCGAGCGCGCGGTCTATCTGCACAAGCTTGCCGATGCGCTTACCGAATGCGCGCCCGCCATCGGCGCGGCGCTTGCGCTTGAGTCGGGCAAGAGCGTGGCCGATGCCACCAATGAGGCGATCTACGCCGGCCAGATCACGCGCTACCACGCCGAGTGGGCGCGCCGCATCGAAGGCGAGGTGATTCCGAGCGACACGCCCGACGAAAACCTCGTGTTGCATCGCGAACCGATCGGCGTGGTCGCGTGCCTGATCCCGTTCAATTACCCGGTCTATACGTTCATGCGCAAGGTGGCGCCCGCGCTGATTGCCGGCAATACCGTGGTGGTGCGTCCGAGCAACAACACGCCGACCTCGGCGTTCGAGATCGCGAGAGCGGTGGAGAAGGCCGGGTTGCCGGCCGGCGTCGTGAACATTCTCGCAATGAATCACGCAACCGCCGAGGCGCTCTGCACGCATCCCAAGGTCGGCATGATCACGCTGACGGGCAGCGTGGGCGCCGGCCGCAAGGTGCTCGACTACTGCAAGGCGAATATCGCCAAGCCCTCGCTCGAACTGGGCGGCAAGACACCCGCCATCATTGAAGCGGATGCCGATCTCGAGAAGGCCGCACGCGATCTGGTTGCATCCAAAACCACTCACTGCGGGCAGCTTTGCACGGCGATCGAACGCGTCTATGTGCAGGAAAGCGTTCATGACCGTTTCGTCGCGCTGCTGAAAAAACATATGAGCGCGGTGGAAAGCGGCGATCGCAGCGAACAGCCTTCGCTGATGGGGCCACTCGTCAACGACGCGTCGCGCCAGTCGATTCACGGCATGGTGGAGCGCGCAATTGCGGCGGGCGCCACGCTCGAAACCGGCGGCAGGCTGCCGCAAGGCAAGGGCTTTTTCTATCCGGCCACGTTGCTGTCGAATTGCCGGCAGGACATGGAAATCATCCAGGAAGAAACCTTCGGTCCGATCATGCCGGTCGTTAAATACCGCACGCTGGACGAAGCGCTGGAGATGGCCAACGACCACCAGTTTGGTTTGTCCTCGGTGCTTTATACCGAGAACTACCGCAGCGCGATGAAGATCGCCAACGGCATCGAGGCTGGCGAGTTGTATGTGAATCGCACGCCGGCCGATCCGTATCAAGGTTTCCACGCAGGCTGGAAACGCTCGGGTCTCGGCGGCGACGACGGCAAGCACGGCATGCTCGAATTCACGCAGACCCGTCTCGTGGTCATGAAGTACTGA
- a CDS encoding GMC family oxidoreductase, protein MNYDYIIVGAGSAGCILANRLSASGQYSVLLLEAGGKDSSFWFRIPVGFTKTYYNETYNWMYYSEPEKELDNRPIYCPRGKVQGGSGSINAMIYVRGQPHDFDDWAAAGNPGWAFHDVLPYFRKLESHPLGNTEYHGADGPIRISPMKDAVHPICHVFLKGCDQAGYKRSDDFNGARFEGAGIYDVSTRNGQRSSSSFEYLHPVLTRKNLTVERDTLANRVLFDGNQRAIGVSVTQNGATRQFMANREVILAAGAVDSPKLLQLSGVGDSALLAKHRIAMVKELPAVGQNLQDHLCVSFYYRANVKTLNDEMRPLLGKLKLGLQYLLTRKGPLAMSVNQSGGFFKGNDQEAQPNLQLYFNPLSYRIPKSSTASLKPEPYSGFLLAFNPCRPTSRGSIEIASNRAEDAAKIRINALTTEKDIDEVIQGCELVRKVMASPALKEITVEEISPGPQVNTREGFLQYFREQSGSIYHLCGSCAMGDDPHTSVVDARLRVHGVAGLRVVDASIFPNITSGNINAPTMMVAEKGAEMILMDAAVETAFEPKAVELAAAA, encoded by the coding sequence ATGAACTACGATTACATCATCGTCGGCGCGGGTTCGGCGGGCTGCATTCTGGCTAATCGCCTGTCGGCGTCGGGCCAATATTCGGTCTTGCTGCTCGAGGCGGGCGGCAAGGACAGCTCGTTCTGGTTCAGGATCCCGGTGGGTTTCACCAAGACGTACTACAACGAAACCTATAACTGGATGTACTACAGCGAGCCCGAAAAGGAACTCGACAACCGCCCGATCTATTGTCCGCGCGGCAAAGTGCAGGGCGGCTCCGGTTCGATCAACGCGATGATCTACGTGCGCGGCCAACCGCACGATTTCGACGACTGGGCCGCGGCAGGCAACCCGGGCTGGGCGTTTCACGATGTGCTGCCGTATTTCCGCAAGCTCGAATCGCATCCGCTCGGCAACACCGAGTATCACGGCGCGGACGGCCCGATCCGTATCTCGCCGATGAAAGATGCCGTTCATCCGATCTGCCATGTGTTCCTGAAAGGCTGCGATCAGGCCGGCTACAAACGCAGCGACGACTTCAACGGCGCGCGATTCGAAGGCGCGGGCATCTATGACGTGAGTACGCGCAACGGTCAGCGTTCATCGAGCAGCTTCGAGTACCTGCATCCCGTGCTGACGCGCAAGAACCTGACGGTCGAACGTGACACGTTGGCGAACCGCGTGCTGTTCGACGGCAACCAGCGGGCAATCGGCGTGAGCGTGACGCAGAACGGCGCTACGCGGCAATTCATGGCGAACCGTGAGGTGATCCTGGCGGCGGGCGCGGTCGATTCGCCCAAGTTGCTGCAACTCTCGGGCGTAGGCGACAGTGCATTGCTCGCGAAGCATCGCATCGCGATGGTCAAGGAGCTGCCCGCTGTCGGGCAGAATCTGCAGGACCACCTGTGCGTGAGCTTCTACTATCGTGCGAACGTGAAAACGCTCAACGACGAGATGCGTCCCCTGCTTGGCAAGCTCAAGCTTGGTCTGCAGTATCTGCTGACGCGCAAGGGGCCGCTCGCGATGAGCGTGAACCAGTCGGGCGGCTTCTTCAAGGGCAACGACCAGGAGGCGCAGCCTAACCTGCAGTTGTACTTCAATCCGCTGTCGTACCGGATTCCGAAAAGCAGCACGGCGAGCCTCAAGCCCGAACCGTATTCGGGCTTCCTGCTGGCATTCAATCCGTGCCGGCCCACGAGTCGCGGATCGATCGAGATCGCGTCGAACCGTGCCGAAGACGCCGCGAAAATCCGCATCAACGCGCTGACCACGGAGAAGGATATTGACGAAGTGATTCAGGGCTGCGAACTGGTGCGCAAGGTGATGGCATCGCCGGCGTTGAAAGAGATCACCGTTGAGGAAATTTCGCCGGGACCGCAGGTGAATACGCGTGAAGGTTTCCTGCAGTATTTCCGCGAGCAATCCGGTTCGATCTATCACCTGTGCGGTTCGTGTGCGATGGGTGACGATCCGCATACTTCGGTGGTTGATGCGCGTTTGCGGGTGCACGGCGTTGCCGGCTTGCGGGTGGTCGATGCGTCGATCTTCCCGAACATCACGTCGGGCAACATCAATGCGCCCACCATGATGGTGGCGGAGAAGGGCGCCGAGATGATTCTCATGGACGCCGCCGTCGAAACCGCCTTTGAACCCAAGGCCGTGGAGTTGGCAGCGGCTGCCTGA
- a CDS encoding MFS transporter yields the protein MSSQPVQTTASLALSDEAALESNKAQRYIQLMLLVLAAGAIYPILYLRQVYQPTMLEVFHITDSQLGYLYSMLGTIFLLSYLPSGWLADRIAPRLLICFSLIATGVLGLWYSTAPSFNVLMLIFGGWGLSTGLTFWAAVIKRVTMIAGTHEQGRFFGLLDGGRGLIEAMLATIAITLFAWFTQTKGEPVTAGFRLVVYMYAFLCIALGVVLALVKDPQGTKDAAANRATRKRSNVLVDLKTLASIPELWLVAAIVFCGYQVFWATYSFSAYLHEGEIGLTVVMAGTITTLKLWMRPIGGIGGGFLGDRYSKVSVLVIALFLAALSLLGLMAAPRISSHVLLVFLVLFIGILTYAIRGLYWSLLDRCNIPVETMGLAIGLISVLGYSPDVFLPLINGYLTQNFPGVFGYQLYFGYVAGMAALGGFAGLALRNMLSKKGVA from the coding sequence GTGTCATCTCAACCCGTTCAAACCACTGCCTCGCTCGCGTTAAGCGACGAAGCCGCATTGGAAAGCAATAAGGCGCAACGCTATATCCAGCTCATGCTGCTGGTGCTGGCGGCCGGTGCGATTTACCCGATTCTGTATCTTCGGCAGGTTTATCAGCCGACCATGCTTGAAGTGTTTCACATCACCGATAGTCAGCTTGGCTATCTGTATTCGATGCTCGGCACCATCTTTCTGCTGAGCTACCTGCCGAGCGGCTGGCTTGCCGACCGCATCGCACCACGTCTGTTGATCTGCTTTTCGCTGATCGCAACCGGCGTGCTCGGCTTGTGGTATTCCACCGCGCCGTCGTTCAATGTGCTGATGCTGATCTTCGGCGGCTGGGGTCTGTCGACCGGTTTGACGTTCTGGGCCGCGGTTATCAAGCGCGTGACGATGATCGCCGGCACGCACGAGCAGGGCCGCTTCTTCGGTTTGCTCGACGGTGGGCGCGGTTTGATCGAAGCAATGCTCGCGACCATTGCGATCACGCTGTTCGCGTGGTTCACGCAGACCAAAGGCGAGCCGGTGACGGCCGGCTTCAGGCTGGTCGTCTATATGTACGCCTTTTTATGCATCGCGCTCGGCGTGGTGCTCGCACTGGTCAAAGATCCGCAAGGCACAAAAGACGCCGCCGCCAACCGCGCCACGCGCAAACGCAGCAACGTGCTGGTCGATCTGAAAACGCTCGCATCGATTCCCGAGTTGTGGCTGGTCGCCGCCATCGTGTTCTGCGGTTATCAGGTGTTCTGGGCCACCTACAGCTTCTCCGCGTATCTGCATGAAGGCGAGATCGGTTTGACCGTGGTGATGGCCGGCACGATCACGACGCTCAAGTTATGGATGCGGCCGATTGGCGGGATTGGCGGCGGCTTTCTCGGCGACCGTTATTCGAAAGTCTCGGTGCTGGTGATCGCACTGTTCCTGGCGGCGCTGTCGCTGCTAGGCCTGATGGCGGCGCCGCGTATCTCGAGCCATGTGCTGCTGGTGTTCCTTGTGTTGTTCATCGGCATTCTGACTTACGCGATTCGCGGGCTGTACTGGTCGCTGCTGGATCGCTGCAATATCCCGGTCGAAACGATGGGCCTCGCCATTGGCCTGATCTCCGTGCTCGGCTATTCGCCCGATGTGTTCCTGCCGCTGATCAACGGCTATCTGACACAGAACTTCCCGGGTGTCTTCGGTTATCAGCTTTACTTCGGCTATGTGGCCGGAATGGCGGCGCTCGGCGGCTTTGCCGGCCTGGCGCTGAGAAACATGCTTAGCAAAAAAGGGGTTGCGTAA